The genomic window TGTTTGTTGAATTTGctgtgtttgctttttttcttgtttttgtgaAAACATTTAGGCAATTATGCTATTGGTCTGACGAAGCAAAACGttcaattggttgaaaaatatgAATATGTCAACAGACAAAAGCACCCCAGTGGCAGTTTGTGCAAGGTAGAAAACAAACCACAGATGCAGAAAATGACATCGATACAGCACGTTTGGAGAGTAGATGCTTTGAGATGCATGCCAGTGGTGATGCTATGCAAGGTCGAGTTATCGTCGTGAATTTCATGAGTGTGggcagaaagaaaagaaaaaaggcccTGGATGTTGATCCACTGTGCTCGATGGTATATATTGATAGCACATGCGTTTCCATTGACAAAAAAGTTATCAAAATTGAAACAAATAAAGGCTTGACAATCAAAATTCCTGATTTAAATGGAGCTTTTCTCGATTCTAATTTTTGGGCACCCAACTGTGGTTATTACCTTATATACCAGTCAAAAAAATGGGTGGAACCGATTGCATTGCCTTGCTGTGGTGGGTCATAATTATGGAAGAGATGCTTAAGTGTGTAGGTCATTTTGAGTACGTCACTGAACTTAACAATTTAAACAGGTTAAGTTTGTGCTCGAGTCCAGACAAGAGTCTAAGGGTCAAGCATGATCATCTGCGTTGGCGAGGGACTTGCATATGCTAATGCAAAGAGTCAGACTTTGACCCAAAactgataaaaaataattagtCACGGTGACAAGAGGCGGTGTAATCTAACCATGTTAACAACTGGGTTCAAGGAAGTGTTATAAACTGGAAGATGGgcaatccattcattttctgggAGGCTTTGCCTTGTGTCCTAGCCAGATGAACAATTGCCTGGATGCTAGGGATTGGGCTGTGGCTAACATTGTCGGACGTTAGCAGCTAACAGCGAGAATCATTCTAAACATGTATTTTAGCGTTAATATTTCGTAATGGGTTGATCCACAACTCGACACTCATGCACAGAGACGCCCTAAGTTTACCAGGCCAAGTCACCTGACAGAAGAGCAGATAGTGCTAATAACTTGTGACGGTGAAAGTTTGCTAGGCCTTTTTTCGCACCAATGCCAACGTTGACACAACGATAACTCCTTTAATAATACATAACTGTCGTATTAACGTAgtataaaacaaaaaagcatgGATCGACGGGTAAATAAgcgagcatgaaaaaaaaaaagattaatcaTGGTTAAGGCTGACATACTCAACAGATATGACTCCGCATTTAAATAGAAACAAACGCTTCTCATGAGCTAGTCGGAACGCGATCAAGTCCCGATGATAACTACGATGACTTCCAATGTATACCAACACCTGTTTTAGCAAGCTAACCAGTTAGCTCGCCGAAATGCGATCACATCATTAGCCGgctaacttgttagcatgtAAGCTAactacacacacataataaacggaaaatacgtCACGTTAAGTTGGACACAGACGATTCAACGACCCGTTCGCAAACCCATGAACGTGTTTTACCTGATCGTGACGACGAGATCACGCTGTATTTCACTAACTGCTCCCAAAACGAAGAAGGTGAGGGCGGGTTACTGGCCTTAGCAAGAGCCGGGTGGCAGCAGCATCGGGAAGCCTCAACTGCAGCTGTCAACCTGTACGTGGCAGTCACGCCGCGCATGCGTACAAACTCACATAAAGGGCCATTTAATAATCGTCAAACCAGAAACATATCGAAGGAaacgttttattttttcaaattcaccAAGAATTGCAACACAATGTTATACCAAAAAATGTATTGTATTAATTTTAGTAAACGACTGAAAAAGCTATtgtataattatataattagAAATAGGTCTAGGTTAAAAAGGTTTCAACATAAATAGAGTTAATTTGGTAGGTGGTCACTGGGCGTGGTATTCAGTACCAGTGTTAGTAATAATTTTTTATTCAGATCAAATTCATCACCATTTCAATTTTACAGGAATAGAAAGGCGTGATCTGCCATAATGAAACAAAGCAAAATTCAAGCAATTATAAAAGTAAAGTCATAAAATTTTGAGAATAAATGATTAGAAATGGTATTAATGTTGAGATAATAATGTTGTATTACCTTGATGAGAGTAATTGTAACTTTACCAGAATAAATATCATGATAATAAATAAGGATAAAATATATGTAAAACATTTCTCTTTGTTAACAatcatttcttcttcttctcttgtGTGGCGTTGAACCACGAGTCGAGCAGCTTCTTCATGTAGTACAGCTGCCAGGCGTGCACTTGCACAGCCACCACCATGAGCAGATACATCACAGTCACCGCAGAGAAGCCAAAGATGAAGCGGTACGCTTTGCCGTGGCGATACAGCTGCTGTGCCAGGGGGAACATCTCCATGCCGCCGTAGATGAGCGGCGCCACTGAGAACAGCCCGGCGCTGATCATGGACAAGACCAGGTAGCTGATGTTGTTCTTGGGCAGGGACAGGCTGCTGCACAGCAGGGGGACCATGCTGAGGAGGTAGGGGTACTCCCACTGGTAGGGCATGGCGACGGTGTCATGTGACAGCAGGTTTAAGTGGCTGACGACCATTTGAGCAGCGACCAGCAGCCAAACCAGAAGGTGAATCACGTTCAAGCGACGAACCTCTGACTTCAAGGAAGCGCTGCAAAATGAAGAATGCATCGTCACGGCTTCTTATTTTTATATTGTGTACTAATCGTCAATGAGAAGCATGCACTGCTACAGTTGGTCAATTGTTTTTGTTGgtttttatgtatgtatgtttgcataaaaaatattttatttcatttatttatgtatgtatatataaaaaaaacttgactGGTGGCTATTCACTAGACTCAAAGAGGGCTCCAAGTTTACGCAAGTCCCTTACACACTACATATATGAGGAAATCgacatgtatttaaaaaaaaaaaaagagagagtgtCTTACCTCATTTGGTAGTTTGGAGTCGCCTTCTCTCTGAATTTAAAGTCACTTCCATTGCTTGCAGCAGCTTTGTGGCCAAGACGTGACGTCATATTGATGCCAACTGACAAAAGGGACATTTATTAATTGACTGttgaaatgaaaacaataatTCACTCAGGCTGAATTGCTGTTTTGCGATACAGCTGGTTAGCTAATACCGCTAGCGTAATCCAACCACCCTGTTCACTtggattaaaaataatttaaacacACGTCACATTCTCAGCGATACGAGTATGTGGAGATGGTGTAAAATGAAATATTACAGCGAACAATGCTTAACGGTTGCGTGTTTCTGTTTCGTCGCTAAAAAAAGACCATTACCTGAACAAAAGATGTGAAGAATCAACCGGCTTCCGTCAACTGTGCGCATGCGCATTGCCTCCGGCTGCAGCATCAGCATCTGGTCCTTAGTGGGCGGGGCCTACTGTTGACGTCTTTCAATAATGATTACAAATATGTActgtttttcaaattgaacagcatataaacaatatgtaacCAACAAATTTAGTTGTTGGTAAAAAGCTAAAAAAGTTACTGAGGTAATAatactttttaaataaataataataatgaacgtttttcaaatattaaaaaatataaagaatatttatgtgtaaatctgtcaatctatctatctatctatctatctatctatctatctatctatctatctattgggATAGAAATAAAAACGTATGCGATAGTTTTCAGTAACATTTTTATTTAGAAAAACAGCATAGACAAAAATAATTATCATAACAACAGTGAAACATTAATTCAGGTTACACTGACAATATTAGCACCATGCTTGGAAGGACAaatacatttttcttttcttttcaaaagTTTCCCCATCACCTTTTACACTTACATGTAAGGCAATTACTGGTCCAAATAATAAATTACTGACATTATAAGTACTCACCCACGTTCCACACTTTTGACACATTGTCACATCAAATTTAGTTTAATTTCCCCCTTTTATGTGTCATTTTACTGACGTTAAACATTTCAGATTGGCAGTAACAATTACATAAATAAAATGActgtacagtaaaaaaaaagataaaaaacagATACCGTGGCATTGTTCAGGAATGACATTTTTAAATCAGATTTGTTTGATTTTGATTCTAAAAAGACATTTTCCTCCGTACACatttacatttataataaatatctcTTTTCTGTGTATCCAACAAGCCAAAtccaacaaattgttttatgaCGTAAACACTATATAgagtggatgttttttttttttttaaatgtgggtGTTGTAGAATAGAATCTACTATACATTCTCTGAAGCGCAATTACGTATGATAGCACCAAATCAGTTAGAATCCCCAACAGAGTTACAGCAAAGCCGGCATGAGTAAGGATTAAAAAAGCACAATTAATAGTAATTGATAATaaatcattatatatatatatatatgtgtgtgtgtgtatatgtgtatatgtactatatgtactatatatatagtattatgaactatatatatatatatatatatatatatatatatatatatatatacgtgtgtatgtgtgtttataTGTAACTAATACCGGAGTGAACCCTGACCAATAGAAATCTGTGATCTATGataaaggctaaaaaaaaagataaaaattgaCTGATAAAGGCAATAGGTGCAtatgtatatgaaaaaaaaaacactgaaaagatgTGTGCATGTATTTGGCTGAACTTCACATTCTTTGACACATTGGGTAGCTGCTACCTTATTGCAAcagaatattatttttgttcactCTTTCTTTGCAGACTTTACAAATTGCCTCCTTGTCCTCACATCAAAATATACAAACAAATTGCATTCACTTAGTTTGCCCGGATCAAATCAAaactgccataattcctcatctAGTCCTCATATTATTAATACAAACACAATTCCTAGAAAATTATCAAACAATTTATACATAAATGTATATCTTTTTTTAGCAAAATGGTGAAAATGAAAAAGGAAATGAGACAGACTAGGTGGAATAAAATGAGGCACGTAGGAATGTACACAACATTGCGGAGTGACATTTCAGAGACTATTGGAACTCTGATCTAGTCTCTAAATATAATGTAAGATCATCATGAAGTCTTTACAAAAAACAAGACTCTGGCAATGTATCTGAGAAACTGTTTTACATCTCTCATTTGGCACATCTGTTTTAGttaacagcagacttcaaattcCCGACGCACCCGGCGATTATTTGAGACTGTTAATTCAAGGGGACAACTATTTGAGGAAATCCGATAAGTCATTCAGACCTTCTGTGAATGCCTTTCCATCGGTTATTCTATCCCTTCAAATCTATAAAATTGCACATGGATTTATGGCTGTGTGGTGTAAAGTGGGTTTTATATACAGACCATCATATTTCCTTGTGATACCCAAACTGCCATCTCATCTGTATTGATGACGTTACCAGATTTCCACTTAAGAGTCCTTTTTTGGCAACAAA from Syngnathus scovelli strain Florida chromosome 8, RoL_Ssco_1.2, whole genome shotgun sequence includes these protein-coding regions:
- the jagn1a gene encoding protein jagunal homolog 1-A, yielding MRTVDGSRLILHIFCSGNGLFLATKQKHATVGINMTSRLGHKAAASNGSDFKFREKATPNYQMSASLKSEVRRLNVIHLLVWLLVAAQMVVSHLNLLSHDTVAMPYQWEYPYLLSMVPLLCSSLSLPKNNISYLVLSMISAGLFSVAPLIYGGMEMFPLAQQLYRHGKAYRFIFGFSAVTVMYLLMVVAVQVHAWQLYYMKKLLDSWFNATQEKKKK